Proteins encoded by one window of Candidatus Sumerlaea chitinivorans:
- a CDS encoding 6-pyruvoyl tetrahydrobiopterin synthase, translating into MVYLTRRVGFCASHRLFNPHLSDEENEKIYGRCSNPNGHGHNYTLEVTVCGSPEPRTGMVIDLKELKRIIVEEIVERVDHKHLNTDVDFLQGVIPTSENLVIAFWQLLERRLGGRCQLHEIRLWETANNVVSYRGEGENLVRVTG; encoded by the coding sequence ATGGTTTACCTCACAAGGCGTGTGGGTTTTTGTGCCAGTCACCGCCTTTTCAATCCACATCTTTCAGATGAAGAAAACGAGAAGATTTATGGCCGCTGCAGCAACCCGAACGGCCATGGCCACAATTATACCCTCGAGGTTACAGTGTGCGGTTCTCCTGAGCCGCGAACCGGTATGGTCATCGACCTAAAGGAGCTGAAACGCATCATCGTTGAGGAAATCGTGGAACGCGTGGACCACAAACATTTGAACACGGATGTGGATTTTCTTCAGGGTGTGATCCCGACTTCCGAGAATCTTGTGATTGCTTTCTGGCAGCTTTTGGAGCGCCGGCTTGGGGGCAGATGTCAGCTGCACGAAATCCGATTATGGGAGACGGCGAACAACGTTGTAAGTTATCGTGGAGAGGGAGAAAATCTGGTTCGGGTTACTGGCTGA